The Geobacillus stearothermophilus ATCC 12980 genome contains a region encoding:
- a CDS encoding NAD(P)/FAD-dependent oxidoreductase produces MIQVRKPNVVILGAGYGGLMTTVRLQKLVGVNEANITLVNKHDYHYETTWLHEASAGTLHHDRVRYPIRDVIDRSKVKFVQDTVTKIVPGEKKVLLENGELTYDYLVIALGFESETFGIKGLKEYAFSIANINAARQIREHIEYQFATYNTEEEKKDERLTIVVGGAGFTGIEFLGELVNRIPELCREYDVDPHKVRIICVEAAPTALPGFDPELVEYAVSQLERKGVEFKIGTAIKECTPDGIIVAKGDDVEEIKAGTVIWAAGVRGSRVIEESGFEAARARIKVDPYLRVPGHEDIFVVGDCSLVIDEETNRPYPPTAQIAMQEGQLCAKNLAVLIRGQGELEPFKPDIKGTVCSLGHDDAIGVVFGKKLWGTKASFMKKVVDNRALYLIGGASLVMKKGKFKFF; encoded by the coding sequence GTGATTCAAGTGAGAAAACCAAACGTTGTCATTTTAGGGGCTGGCTATGGCGGGCTCATGACGACCGTCCGCCTGCAAAAACTTGTCGGGGTGAACGAGGCGAACATTACGCTTGTCAACAAACACGACTACCATTATGAAACGACATGGCTCCATGAAGCGTCGGCCGGCACGTTGCACCATGACCGCGTCCGCTATCCGATCCGCGACGTCATTGATCGCAGCAAGGTGAAATTCGTCCAAGATACGGTGACGAAAATCGTGCCGGGCGAAAAGAAAGTGCTGCTTGAAAATGGCGAGCTGACGTACGATTATCTCGTCATCGCCCTCGGATTCGAATCGGAGACGTTCGGCATCAAAGGGCTGAAAGAGTACGCGTTCTCGATCGCCAACATCAACGCGGCGCGGCAAATCCGCGAGCATATCGAGTACCAGTTTGCGACGTACAACACGGAAGAGGAAAAGAAAGACGAGCGGCTGACGATCGTGGTCGGCGGGGCCGGGTTCACCGGCATCGAGTTTTTGGGCGAGCTCGTCAACCGCATTCCGGAGCTGTGCCGCGAATATGACGTCGATCCGCACAAAGTGCGCATCATTTGCGTCGAAGCGGCGCCGACCGCGCTGCCGGGCTTCGATCCGGAGCTTGTCGAATACGCGGTGAGCCAGCTCGAGCGCAAAGGAGTGGAGTTTAAAATCGGCACCGCCATTAAAGAGTGCACGCCGGATGGCATCATTGTCGCGAAAGGTGATGATGTCGAGGAAATTAAAGCCGGCACGGTCATTTGGGCGGCCGGCGTGCGCGGCAGCCGCGTCATCGAGGAATCTGGGTTTGAAGCGGCGCGGGCGCGCATTAAAGTGGACCCGTACTTGCGTGTCCCGGGGCATGAAGACATTTTCGTCGTCGGCGACTGTTCGCTCGTCATTGATGAAGAAACGAACCGCCCGTATCCGCCGACGGCGCAAATCGCCATGCAAGAAGGCCAGCTGTGCGCGAAAAACTTGGCGGTGCTCATCCGTGGACAAGGGGAGCTGGAGCCGTTTAAGCCGGATATTAAAGGGACGGTTTGCTCGCTCGGCCATGACGATGCGATCGGCGTTGTGTTCGGCAAAAAGTTGTGGGGAACGAAAGCGAGCTTCATGAAAAAAGTCGTCGACAACCGCGCTTTGTATTTGATCGGCGGTGCATCGCTCGTCATGAAAAAAGGGAAATTCAAGTTTTTCTGA
- a CDS encoding NAD(P)/FAD-dependent oxidoreductase: MSVKEDRNLYDVTIIGGGPTGMFAAFYGGLRQMKVKIIESLPQLGGQLAALYPEKYIYDVAGFPKVRAQELVNQLKEQMDLFSPTVCLNESVDTLEKQGDGTFKLVTNQQIHYSKTIIITAGNGAFQPRRLEIESAPRYEGENLHYFINDLGQFSGKRVLVCGGGDSAVDWSLMLEPIAESVMIVHRRDKFRAHEHSVEQLMKSSVHVKTPFVPVELIGDDQGIRQVVLEHVKEGAKETIDVDAVVVNYGFISSLGPIKNWGLDIEKNAIKVNSRMETNIPGVYAAGDICTYDGKIKLIACGFGEAPIAISSAKTYIDPTARMQPAHSTSLF; this comes from the coding sequence ATGTCGGTGAAAGAGGATCGGAATCTTTATGACGTCACGATCATCGGCGGCGGGCCGACCGGGATGTTTGCCGCGTTTTACGGCGGCTTGCGGCAAATGAAAGTGAAAATTATCGAAAGCCTTCCGCAGCTTGGAGGGCAGCTGGCTGCGTTGTATCCGGAAAAATACATATACGATGTCGCCGGGTTTCCGAAAGTGCGCGCCCAAGAGCTTGTCAACCAGCTGAAAGAGCAGATGGACCTATTTTCGCCGACCGTCTGCCTGAACGAGTCGGTCGACACGCTCGAAAAGCAGGGGGACGGAACGTTTAAACTCGTCACCAATCAACAAATCCATTATTCGAAAACGATCATCATCACCGCCGGAAACGGCGCCTTTCAGCCGCGTCGGCTCGAAATCGAAAGCGCTCCCCGCTATGAAGGAGAAAACTTACATTACTTCATCAACGACTTAGGGCAGTTTTCCGGAAAGCGCGTGCTCGTCTGCGGCGGCGGCGATTCGGCCGTCGACTGGTCGCTCATGCTCGAACCGATCGCCGAAAGCGTCATGATTGTGCATCGCCGTGACAAATTCCGCGCCCATGAACATAGCGTCGAACAGTTGATGAAGTCAAGCGTGCACGTGAAAACGCCGTTTGTGCCGGTCGAGCTCATCGGCGATGACCAAGGCATCCGCCAGGTCGTCCTCGAGCATGTGAAAGAAGGCGCGAAAGAAACGATCGATGTCGACGCCGTCGTGGTCAACTACGGCTTTATTTCGTCGCTCGGCCCGATCAAAAACTGGGGGCTTGACATCGAAAAAAATGCGATCAAAGTCAACTCGCGCATGGAAACGAACATCCCCGGCGTGTATGCGGCCGGCGACATTTGCACATACGACGGCAAAATCAAGCTGATCGCCTGCGGCTTCGGTGAAGCGCCGATCGCCATCAGCAGCGCGAAAACGTACATCGACCCGACGGCGCGGATGCAGCCGGCGCACTCCACGTCGCTCTTTTAA
- a CDS encoding LapA family protein, which translates to MKGQLNLLLALVLALVIALMAVANVEQVTIHYLAGETRLPLIVVIFGSAIVGGLVVGMLGWVRLFSLQRRLKAAEKKNEELAALLEQTERLDTAAAKE; encoded by the coding sequence ATGAAAGGGCAGTTGAATTTGTTGCTGGCGCTCGTGTTGGCGCTTGTCATCGCTCTTATGGCAGTGGCCAATGTCGAGCAAGTGACGATCCATTATTTGGCCGGTGAAACCCGCCTGCCGCTCATTGTCGTCATTTTCGGATCGGCGATTGTTGGCGGTCTCGTTGTCGGCATGCTTGGTTGGGTGCGCTTGTTCAGCTTGCAGCGGCGGTTGAAGGCGGCGGAAAAGAAAAATGAGGAACTGGCAGCGCTTTTGGAGCAAACAGAGCGGCTGGATACGGCGGCCGCGAAAGAATAG
- a CDS encoding HesB/IscA family protein — protein MAEAIVTLTEAAAFQIKDMMKEQEEEHAYLRVGVHGGGCSGLSYGMGFEHERRDDDIEFEQHGIKILVDRDSAPILRGTVIDYKQSLLGGGFTINNPNAIATCGCGSSFRTATNAGTPEQC, from the coding sequence ATGGCGGAAGCGATCGTGACGCTGACCGAAGCGGCGGCGTTTCAAATTAAGGACATGATGAAGGAGCAGGAAGAAGAGCACGCTTACCTGCGCGTCGGCGTCCATGGCGGCGGCTGCAGCGGGCTGTCGTACGGCATGGGCTTTGAGCACGAGCGGCGCGATGATGATATTGAATTCGAACAGCACGGGATTAAAATTTTGGTCGACCGCGACAGTGCCCCGATTTTGCGCGGCACGGTCATCGACTACAAGCAGTCTTTGCTTGGTGGCGGGTTTACGATCAACAACCCGAACGCCATCGCAACATGCGGCTGCGGCTCGTCGTTCCGCACCGCAACGAACGCCGGCACGCCGGAGCAATGTTAG
- the dapF gene encoding diaminopimelate epimerase, which yields MRSFSFAKMHGLGNSYIYVDLFRETLPEDELPAIARRVSDVNTGIGSDGLILICPSDEAPVKMRIFNSDGSEGKNCGNGLRCVAKYAYEHGLVRGRSFLIETLSGLVEAEVAVQNGKVASVTVDMGEPRLARSAIPMAGPEAAQVVAEPFVVNGREYTITAVSMGNPHVIFYVEDIDEAPVTTLGPLVEKDPRFPEGVNVEFVEVVNERELHFRVWERGSGVTQACGTGACAAVVASVLNGKTARGVETVVHLAGGDLRIVWGHDGRVRMTGPAETVCTGVYFYESGQNG from the coding sequence GTGCGATCGTTTTCGTTTGCGAAAATGCATGGGTTAGGAAATAGTTATATTTACGTCGATTTGTTTCGGGAAACGTTGCCGGAAGACGAGTTGCCGGCGATCGCCCGCCGCGTGTCGGATGTCAACACTGGCATCGGTTCGGATGGCTTGATCCTCATTTGCCCGTCCGATGAGGCGCCGGTGAAAATGCGCATCTTTAACAGCGACGGCTCGGAAGGGAAAAACTGCGGGAACGGCTTGCGCTGCGTGGCAAAATATGCGTATGAGCACGGCCTCGTCCGCGGCCGCTCGTTTTTGATTGAAACGCTCTCCGGGCTTGTCGAGGCGGAAGTCGCTGTCCAAAACGGCAAGGTAGCGAGCGTGACCGTCGATATGGGCGAACCGCGCCTCGCGCGGAGCGCTATTCCGATGGCCGGGCCGGAAGCGGCGCAGGTGGTCGCCGAGCCGTTTGTGGTAAACGGGCGCGAATATACGATTACCGCCGTTTCGATGGGAAACCCGCACGTCATTTTTTATGTCGAGGACATTGACGAAGCGCCGGTGACGACGCTCGGCCCGCTTGTCGAGAAAGATCCGCGCTTTCCGGAAGGGGTGAACGTCGAGTTTGTCGAAGTCGTCAATGAACGCGAGCTTCATTTCCGCGTCTGGGAGCGCGGCTCCGGCGTGACGCAGGCGTGTGGAACCGGAGCGTGCGCGGCCGTCGTCGCTTCGGTGTTGAACGGCAAAACGGCGCGCGGAGTGGAAACGGTCGTCCATTTGGCCGGCGGCGATTTGCGCATCGTCTGGGGGCATGACGGGCGTGTACGCATGACCGGGCCGGCGGAGACGGTGTGCACTGGCGTGTATTTTTACGAAAGCGGGCAGAACGGTTGA
- a CDS encoding YuzB family protein — translation MILPVIEFCISNLASGSYKAMEMLEKDPNLDIIEYSCLSYCTRCAETLFALVNGEFVSGETPEQLVENIYKHLEENPMF, via the coding sequence ATGATTTTGCCGGTCATAGAATTTTGCATCAGCAACTTGGCGAGCGGGTCGTACAAAGCAATGGAAATGCTTGAAAAAGACCCGAATTTGGACATCATCGAATACAGCTGCTTAAGCTATTGCACGCGTTGTGCGGAAACGTTGTTTGCGCTCGTCAACGGCGAATTTGTCAGCGGTGAGACGCCGGAGCAGCTGGTGGAAAATATTTATAAACATTTGGAAGAAAATCCGATGTTTTGA
- a CDS encoding DUF1462 family protein, producing the protein MTFKPVEICVYGADIICPSCVQLPSSKETYEWLEAALRRKYPDQPFVMTYVDIFAPPADDEAKRKLAQTIVEEDWVYPVVVVEGEVVAEGNPRLKSIYAEMEKYGYRSS; encoded by the coding sequence ATGACATTCAAGCCGGTTGAAATTTGTGTGTACGGGGCCGACATCATTTGTCCGTCGTGCGTGCAGCTGCCGTCGTCGAAGGAAACGTATGAGTGGCTCGAGGCTGCGTTGCGCCGCAAATATCCCGACCAGCCGTTTGTGATGACGTACGTCGACATTTTCGCGCCGCCCGCTGACGATGAGGCAAAGCGGAAACTGGCGCAGACGATCGTTGAGGAAGATTGGGTGTACCCTGTCGTGGTCGTGGAAGGGGAAGTCGTGGCCGAAGGCAATCCGCGGCTGAAGTCGATTTATGCGGAAATGGAGAAATACGGCTACCGCTCATCGTAA
- a CDS encoding NifU family protein: protein MKMTDQEIKEQVQEVLDKLRPFLLRDGGDCELVDVEDGVVKLRLLGACGSCPSSTITLKAGIERALFEEVPGVVEVEQVF, encoded by the coding sequence ATGAAAATGACGGATCAAGAAATCAAAGAACAAGTACAAGAAGTTTTAGATAAACTCCGTCCGTTCCTGCTTCGCGACGGCGGCGACTGCGAACTTGTCGATGTCGAAGACGGCGTTGTCAAACTCCGTCTCCTTGGCGCATGCGGCAGCTGCCCGAGCTCGACGATCACGCTGAAAGCGGGGATCGAACGCGCCTTGTTTGAAGAAGTGCCGGGCGTCGTTGAAGTGGAACAAGTGTTTTAA
- the thrB gene encoding homoserine kinase, which produces MKEDEMLKIIVPGSTANLGPGFDSIGLAVNRYLTLDVRLAEAWSFAPKTPEVSGIPRGTDNLVYEVADKVADAHGRRLPSCAVDVYSDIPFTRGLGSSAAAVVAGVELADALLELGLSREQKMEWAARYEGHPDNVGASLYGGLVIGCCREAGVDVVRVPEFDVEIVAIIPGYELETKKARGQLPAQWPRARAVEASAVSNVLVAALLTKNWKLAGRMMAADLFHQPYRKPLVPELARAETLAEEYGAIGAALSGAGPTVLVFAEPGQGERLAHQLRPHFPTCDIARLSVEPRGSRVYKLALEA; this is translated from the coding sequence ATGAAAGAAGACGAGATGTTGAAAATCATCGTGCCGGGCAGCACGGCGAACTTAGGGCCCGGCTTTGACTCGATCGGGCTCGCCGTCAACCGTTACTTGACGCTTGATGTTCGCTTGGCGGAAGCGTGGTCGTTTGCGCCCAAAACACCGGAAGTCAGCGGCATTCCGCGCGGGACGGACAATTTGGTGTACGAGGTGGCGGACAAGGTGGCGGACGCGCACGGCCGGCGGCTGCCGAGCTGCGCGGTCGATGTGTACAGCGACATTCCGTTTACGCGCGGGCTAGGTAGCAGCGCAGCGGCGGTCGTCGCCGGCGTGGAGCTCGCCGATGCGCTGCTCGAGCTAGGCCTGTCGCGCGAACAAAAGATGGAATGGGCGGCCCGCTATGAAGGGCATCCCGACAATGTCGGCGCCTCGCTGTACGGGGGGCTGGTCATCGGCTGCTGCCGCGAAGCGGGGGTGGATGTCGTCCGTGTGCCGGAATTTGATGTGGAGATCGTCGCCATTATCCCCGGTTATGAACTGGAAACGAAAAAAGCGCGCGGACAGCTGCCGGCCCAATGGCCGCGGGCGCGCGCCGTCGAGGCAAGCGCCGTCAGCAACGTCCTTGTCGCCGCCTTGCTCACGAAAAACTGGAAGCTCGCCGGCCGGATGATGGCGGCCGATTTGTTCCACCAGCCGTACCGGAAACCGCTCGTTCCGGAGCTGGCGCGGGCCGAGACGCTTGCCGAGGAATACGGAGCGATCGGCGCGGCGCTGAGCGGGGCGGGGCCGACAGTGCTCGTCTTTGCCGAACCGGGTCAAGGAGAGCGGTTGGCGCACCAGCTGCGCCCGCATTTTCCGACGTGCGACATCGCGCGTCTTTCCGTCGAGCCGCGCGGCAGCCGCGTCTACAAGCTGGCGCTTGAAGCTTGA
- the thrC gene encoding threonine synthase, whose product MAWNGLLDAYGEFLPLTAATPRLSLCEGNTPLIPLPRLSEELGITLYVKVEGANPTGSFKDRGMVMAVAKAKEEGSHTIICASTGNTSASAAAYAARAGMRCLVVVPNGKIALGKLAQAAMYGAEIFAIDGNFDEALKMVRRLSETAPITLVNSVNPHRIEGQKTAAFEVCDQLGRAPDVLAIPVGNAGNITAYWKGFKEYHAAKGTGLPQMRGFEAEGAAAIVRNRVIEQPETVATAIRIGNPASWEKAVEAANESRGKIDEVSDAEILAAYKRLARTEGIFAEPASCAAIAGVIKQRERNEIERGSLVVAVLTGNGLKDPAIALETAAIEPVVLPNDERAVLERLQGVVRT is encoded by the coding sequence ATGGCATGGAACGGCCTGCTTGACGCCTATGGCGAGTTTTTGCCGCTTACGGCGGCGACGCCGAGGCTGTCACTTTGCGAAGGGAACACGCCGCTCATTCCGCTGCCGCGTCTGTCGGAAGAGCTTGGGATCACCTTGTATGTCAAGGTTGAAGGGGCGAACCCAACCGGTTCGTTTAAAGACCGCGGCATGGTGATGGCGGTGGCGAAAGCGAAAGAGGAAGGAAGCCATACGATCATTTGCGCGTCAACTGGCAACACGTCGGCGTCGGCGGCCGCCTATGCGGCGCGCGCCGGCATGCGTTGCCTCGTCGTTGTGCCGAACGGGAAAATCGCGCTTGGCAAACTGGCGCAAGCGGCGATGTACGGCGCGGAGATTTTCGCGATTGACGGCAACTTTGACGAGGCGCTGAAAATGGTGCGCCGCCTGAGCGAAACGGCGCCGATTACGCTTGTCAACTCGGTCAATCCGCACCGGATCGAAGGACAGAAAACGGCGGCGTTCGAAGTGTGCGACCAGCTTGGCCGCGCCCCGGACGTGCTCGCCATTCCGGTCGGCAACGCCGGCAACATCACCGCCTATTGGAAAGGGTTTAAGGAGTACCATGCGGCCAAAGGGACCGGGTTGCCGCAAATGCGCGGCTTTGAAGCGGAAGGAGCGGCAGCGATCGTCCGCAACCGGGTGATTGAACAGCCGGAAACGGTGGCGACGGCGATCCGCATCGGCAATCCGGCGAGCTGGGAAAAAGCGGTCGAGGCCGCCAACGAATCGCGCGGAAAAATCGATGAGGTGAGCGATGCCGAAATTTTGGCCGCCTACAAGCGGCTCGCCCGGACGGAAGGCATTTTTGCCGAGCCGGCATCATGCGCGGCCATCGCCGGGGTCATCAAACAGCGCGAACGGAACGAAATCGAACGCGGCAGCCTCGTCGTAGCGGTTTTGACCGGCAACGGCTTGAAAGACCCGGCCATCGCCTTGGAGACGGCGGCGATTGAGCCGGTCGTGCTGCCGAATGATGAACGAGCTGTCTTGGAGCGTTTGCAAGGGGTTGTCCGCACATGA
- a CDS encoding homoserine dehydrogenase: MEKPILVGLLGLGTVGSGVVKIIENHQEKLMHQVGCPVKVKKILVRDVHKPRDVAVDPALLTTSAADVIDDPDINVIIEVMGGVEETKEWLLRALRQGKHVVTANKDLMAVYGSELLRVAAEHRCDLFYEASVAGGIPILRSLVDGLASDRITKLMGIVNGTTNYILTKMSQNGASYEAVLAEAQALGFAEADPTSDVEGLDAARKMAILARLGFSMDIDLDDVQVKGITEVTEEDLNYGKRLGYTMKLIGIAQRDGQKVEVSVQPTFLPDSHPLASVHNEYNAVYVYGEAVGETMFYGPGAGSLPTATAVVSDLVAVMKNMRLGVNGHSAVAPQYEKQLKAPAEIFSKYFLRIHVKDQVGAFTKITTLFSQRGVSFEKILQLPLKENGLAEIVIVTHDASQQDYEDILQQLGDLEIVERVQSSYRVEGEKR, translated from the coding sequence ATGGAAAAACCAATTTTGGTCGGATTGTTAGGACTAGGAACGGTCGGGAGCGGCGTGGTGAAAATTATCGAAAACCACCAGGAAAAATTGATGCACCAAGTCGGCTGTCCGGTGAAGGTGAAAAAAATCCTCGTCCGGGACGTACATAAGCCGCGCGATGTCGCCGTCGACCCCGCATTATTGACGACAAGCGCCGCCGACGTGATCGACGATCCGGACATCAATGTCATCATCGAGGTGATGGGCGGCGTCGAGGAGACGAAAGAGTGGCTGTTGCGGGCGCTCCGCCAAGGGAAGCACGTGGTGACCGCGAACAAAGATTTAATGGCTGTCTACGGTTCAGAGCTGCTTCGGGTGGCGGCGGAGCACCGTTGCGATTTGTTTTATGAAGCGAGCGTCGCCGGCGGCATTCCGATTTTGCGCAGCCTGGTCGACGGCTTGGCGTCCGACCGGATCACCAAGCTCATGGGCATCGTGAACGGAACGACGAACTACATTTTGACGAAAATGTCGCAAAACGGCGCTTCGTATGAAGCCGTGCTGGCGGAAGCGCAGGCGCTCGGGTTCGCCGAGGCCGATCCGACGTCAGACGTGGAAGGGCTCGATGCGGCGCGAAAAATGGCGATTTTGGCCCGCCTCGGCTTTTCGATGGACATCGACTTGGACGATGTGCAAGTGAAGGGAATCACCGAAGTGACCGAGGAAGACTTGAACTACGGGAAGCGGCTTGGCTACACGATGAAATTGATCGGCATCGCCCAGCGCGACGGGCAGAAGGTCGAAGTGAGCGTCCAGCCGACGTTTTTGCCGGATTCGCACCCGCTTGCGTCGGTGCATAACGAATACAACGCCGTCTATGTGTATGGCGAAGCGGTCGGGGAGACGATGTTTTACGGGCCGGGGGCGGGCAGCCTGCCGACGGCGACAGCCGTTGTCTCCGATCTGGTCGCGGTGATGAAAAACATGCGCCTTGGCGTCAACGGCCATTCCGCGGTCGCCCCGCAATATGAAAAGCAATTGAAAGCGCCAGCGGAAATTTTCTCAAAATACTTTTTGCGCATTCATGTGAAAGACCAAGTCGGTGCATTTACGAAAATTACGACGCTGTTTTCGCAGCGCGGGGTGAGCTTTGAGAAAATTTTGCAGCTGCCGCTGAAAGAAAACGGTCTGGCGGAAATCGTGATCGTGACGCATGACGCCTCGCAGCAAGACTACGAAGACATTTTGCAGCAGCTGGGCGATTTGGAAATCGTCGAGCGCGTCCAAAGTTCGTATCGGGTGGAAGGGGAGAAACGGTAA
- a CDS encoding 2-hydroxyacid dehydrogenase, giving the protein MTKPYVFVTRKLPEEVIAPLAAVAEVGMWPHEDVAVPHEVLVEEAKKAAALLPMVSDPIDEDVLAAGSGLKVVANMGVGYDNIDVPAATKRGVLVCNTPDVLTDTTADLTFALLLATARRLVEAAEFLKEGKWKSWSPFLLAGADVHHKTIGIVGMGNIGQAVAKRAKGFDMDVLYYNRSRRPEAEEKLGAVYRPFADLLAESDFVVCLTPLTRETRHLFNREAFRQMKTSAIFINAARGAVVDEQALYEALVAGEIAAAGLDVFEKEPVAADHPLLSLPNVVALPHIGSATYETRRAMMTLARDNIIAVLEGRSPLTPVNELS; this is encoded by the coding sequence ATGACGAAACCGTACGTCTTTGTGACGCGAAAGCTGCCGGAGGAGGTGATCGCCCCGCTCGCCGCCGTCGCCGAGGTCGGCATGTGGCCGCATGAGGACGTGGCTGTGCCGCACGAGGTGTTGGTGGAAGAGGCGAAAAAGGCGGCGGCCCTTTTGCCGATGGTGTCCGACCCGATCGACGAGGACGTGCTGGCGGCCGGTTCAGGGCTTAAAGTCGTCGCCAACATGGGCGTCGGCTATGACAACATTGACGTGCCGGCGGCAACGAAGCGCGGCGTTCTTGTGTGCAACACGCCGGATGTGCTGACCGATACGACGGCTGATTTGACGTTTGCTTTGCTGCTCGCCACTGCCCGCCGCCTTGTCGAAGCAGCCGAATTTTTGAAAGAAGGAAAATGGAAAAGCTGGAGCCCGTTTTTGCTGGCGGGCGCCGATGTCCATCATAAAACGATCGGCATCGTCGGCATGGGCAACATCGGGCAGGCGGTGGCGAAGCGGGCGAAAGGGTTTGACATGGATGTGTTGTATTACAACCGCTCGCGCCGTCCGGAGGCGGAAGAGAAGCTGGGCGCCGTCTACCGCCCGTTCGCCGATTTGCTTGCCGAGAGCGATTTTGTCGTCTGCTTGACGCCGCTGACCCGCGAGACGCGCCATTTGTTCAACCGCGAGGCGTTTCGGCAAATGAAAACATCGGCGATTTTCATTAATGCGGCGCGCGGCGCGGTCGTTGATGAACAGGCGCTTTATGAGGCGCTTGTCGCAGGGGAGATCGCCGCTGCCGGGCTCGATGTGTTTGAGAAAGAGCCGGTCGCCGCCGATCATCCGCTTCTGTCGCTTCCGAACGTTGTGGCGTTGCCGCATATCGGCAGCGCCACATACGAAACGCGGCGAGCGATGATGACGTTGGCGCGCGACAACATCATCGCTGTCTTGGAAGGCCGGTCGCCGTTGACCCCGGTGAACGAGCTGTCGTAA
- the yutH gene encoding spore coat putative kinase YutH — METWVYEQYDMRVGRMEQRGASTVVWHKQERFLIVPADGRSEAELEERQQMSRYLRAKGVDGVGELVKTKHGTYIAPCQGQPFVLLRAPLPAARLRSLGRELALMHEYGRSCPLPITSCRRIGQWRELWAKRIDQMEAFWANMMAAGPASPFDRLFLESFPYYLGLAENAVQYVADTELDDEPLRVDYAAFCHERLPQAGWVEGTEAKLPLDWVYDHCARDLAEWVRHLYNKRGLGCQRAVRQFFQDYGHLAPLSSFAWRLVYARLLFPLPYFECIEAYYTTADREEQARQERALRQLLDASREYEQFLASFAEIAGIANHIRLPAVEWLPPAP, encoded by the coding sequence ATGGAAACATGGGTATATGAGCAATATGACATGCGCGTCGGACGGATGGAACAGCGGGGAGCGTCTACGGTCGTTTGGCATAAACAAGAGCGGTTTCTCATCGTGCCGGCGGATGGGCGGAGCGAGGCGGAGCTGGAAGAGCGTCAGCAAATGAGCCGCTATTTGCGGGCGAAAGGGGTGGACGGCGTCGGGGAGCTGGTCAAAACGAAACATGGGACGTATATTGCCCCCTGCCAAGGCCAGCCGTTCGTCCTCCTCCGCGCGCCGCTTCCGGCCGCCCGCCTTCGTTCGCTCGGCCGCGAACTGGCGCTCATGCATGAATACGGGCGCTCTTGCCCGCTGCCGATCACATCCTGCCGGCGCATCGGCCAATGGCGCGAACTGTGGGCGAAGCGAATCGACCAAATGGAGGCGTTTTGGGCGAACATGATGGCAGCGGGGCCGGCATCGCCGTTTGACCGCCTGTTTCTTGAATCGTTCCCGTACTATTTAGGATTGGCGGAAAACGCCGTGCAATATGTGGCTGACACAGAGCTCGACGACGAACCGCTGCGCGTCGATTATGCGGCGTTTTGTCATGAGCGCCTGCCGCAAGCCGGCTGGGTCGAAGGAACGGAGGCGAAGCTGCCGCTCGATTGGGTGTACGACCATTGCGCCCGCGATTTGGCGGAATGGGTGCGCCATTTGTACAACAAGCGTGGGCTAGGCTGTCAACGGGCAGTGCGGCAGTTCTTCCAAGATTACGGTCATTTGGCGCCGCTGTCGTCGTTTGCCTGGCGGCTGGTTTATGCGCGCCTGCTGTTTCCGCTTCCGTATTTTGAATGCATCGAGGCGTATTATACGACGGCGGACCGCGAAGAGCAGGCGAGGCAGGAACGGGCGCTGCGGCAGTTGCTTGACGCATCGCGCGAGTATGAGCAGTTTTTGGCGTCATTTGCTGAGATCGCCGGCATCGCCAACCATATCCGGCTGCCGGCCGTTGAATGGCTGCCGCCGGCGCCATGA
- a CDS encoding phosphatidylglycerophosphatase A family protein — translation MTKPDMNNLEQTARRWLEERGVTVEKIAELVYYLQSKYHPDLTMDECIENVNRVISKREVQNAILTGIQLDKLAEDGRLDEPLQSIIRRDEGLYGVDEILALSIVNVYGSIGFTNYGYIDKQKPGILQYLNDKSTGKCNTFLDDIVGAIAAAASSRLAHRAANTE, via the coding sequence ATGACCAAACCGGATATGAACAACCTTGAACAAACCGCCCGCCGATGGCTCGAGGAGCGGGGGGTGACGGTGGAAAAAATTGCGGAGCTTGTTTATTATTTGCAATCGAAATACCATCCGGATTTAACGATGGACGAATGCATTGAAAACGTCAACCGCGTCATCTCGAAACGCGAAGTGCAAAACGCGATTTTGACCGGCATCCAGCTCGACAAGCTCGCCGAGGACGGTCGGCTTGACGAGCCGCTGCAATCCATCATCCGCCGCGATGAAGGGTTGTACGGGGTGGACGAAATTTTGGCCCTTTCGATCGTCAACGTGTACGGATCGATCGGGTTTACGAACTACGGTTATATCGACAAACAAAAACCGGGCATTTTGCAATATTTAAATGACAAATCAACCGGCAAATGCAACACGTTTTTGGACGACATCGTCGGCGCCATCGCCGCGGCGGCATCCAGCCGCCTCGCGCATCGAGCCGCCAACACCGAGTGA